A section of the Acidobacteriota bacterium genome encodes:
- the fusA gene encoding elongation factor G, translating into MDNDIARMRNIGISAHIDSGKTTLTERILFYCKKIHRIHEVKGRDGVGATMDSMELERERGITIASATTNVRWVDHSINIIDTPGHVDFTIEVERSLRVLDSAVLVLCSVGGVQSQTITVDRQLKRYNVPRLAFINKLDRTGADPLKVARQLKEKLGHTAVLLQIPIGLEDHFDGVIDLVDMQALYFEGSEGETVRAAPIPRELRIEAESHRERLVDAASMFSDDLMEAALENRVDADMIRSAIRQGTIARKLTPVLMGSAYRNKGVQPLLDAVVRYLPNPADVENTALDLDDGEKPVRLSGDSADPSVALAFKLEDGPYGQLTYIRLYQGALKKGDELYNTRSRQKFKVGRLVRMHADEMKDIITASSGDIVALFGIDCASGDTFVSPGLNLAMTSIHIPEPVISLAVAAADGVSQDRMAKALNRFIKEDPTFRSHVDPESNQTIIQGMGELHLDVYLERMKREYKAQVKTGAPQVAYRESLGRRADFDYTHRKQTGGAGQYGRVVGYLEPAPSGGYEFVDEVKGGRIPREFIPSCDKGFRATLKKGPLLGFPVTGVRVVLTDGQYHAVDSSDIAFQAAAQGAFRNTFPKAAPFILEPIMKLSVEGPSEFVGNIFATISQRRGVIVSSVEDGTFARVDAEVPLSEMFGYATALRSLTQGKAEFTMEFLKYGRVPEQVAARLAEEIAEKRRAGVRT; encoded by the coding sequence ATGGACAACGATATCGCCCGCATGCGGAATATCGGCATCAGTGCGCACATCGACTCCGGCAAGACGACGCTGACCGAAAGAATCCTTTTTTACTGCAAAAAAATCCACCGGATCCACGAGGTCAAGGGCCGGGACGGAGTCGGCGCGACCATGGACTCCATGGAGCTCGAACGCGAGCGGGGCATCACCATCGCCTCGGCCACGACCAACGTCCGGTGGGTGGACCACTCCATCAACATCATCGATACACCCGGCCACGTTGACTTCACCATCGAGGTCGAACGCTCCCTCCGGGTTCTGGATTCGGCCGTCCTCGTCCTTTGCTCCGTCGGCGGAGTGCAGTCCCAGACGATCACGGTCGACCGCCAGCTCAAGCGCTACAATGTTCCGCGTCTGGCTTTCATCAACAAGCTCGACCGCACCGGCGCCGACCCCCTCAAGGTCGCCCGGCAACTCAAGGAGAAACTGGGCCACACCGCCGTCCTCCTGCAGATTCCGATCGGGCTCGAGGATCATTTCGATGGTGTCATCGATCTCGTGGACATGCAGGCCCTGTATTTCGAAGGCTCCGAAGGTGAAACCGTCAGAGCAGCGCCGATCCCCCGGGAGCTTCGGATTGAGGCCGAATCCCATCGGGAAAGGCTCGTCGACGCCGCCTCGATGTTCTCCGACGATCTCATGGAAGCCGCCCTCGAAAACCGCGTCGATGCCGACATGATCCGCTCCGCCATCCGTCAGGGAACGATCGCGCGCAAGCTCACCCCCGTCCTCATGGGCTCAGCTTACAGAAACAAGGGCGTCCAGCCCCTTCTCGATGCCGTCGTCCGCTATCTTCCGAACCCCGCCGACGTCGAAAACACCGCCCTCGATCTCGACGATGGAGAAAAGCCCGTCCGGCTGTCCGGCGATTCCGCCGACCCGTCCGTGGCCCTCGCCTTCAAGCTCGAAGACGGCCCCTACGGCCAGCTGACCTACATCCGCCTCTATCAAGGCGCCCTTAAGAAGGGGGACGAGCTTTACAACACCCGCTCGCGACAGAAATTCAAGGTCGGGCGCCTGGTCCGCATGCATGCCGACGAGATGAAGGATATCATCACGGCCTCGAGCGGCGATATCGTCGCCCTGTTCGGAATCGACTGTGCCTCGGGCGACACATTCGTTTCTCCGGGATTGAACCTGGCCATGACCTCCATTCATATCCCCGAACCCGTGATCTCGCTTGCCGTCGCGGCGGCCGACGGTGTCTCCCAGGACCGGATGGCCAAGGCCCTCAACCGCTTCATCAAGGAGGACCCCACCTTCCGCTCCCACGTCGACCCCGAATCCAACCAGACCATCATTCAGGGCATGGGTGAACTTCACCTGGATGTTTATCTGGAGAGGATGAAGAGGGAATACAAGGCCCAAGTTAAAACCGGGGCACCCCAAGTCGCCTACCGCGAATCCCTCGGACGGCGGGCCGACTTCGACTACACGCACAGGAAACAGACAGGCGGCGCCGGCCAGTACGGCCGGGTCGTCGGCTACCTGGAGCCCGCCCCCTCGGGCGGCTACGAGTTCGTCGACGAGGTCAAGGGCGGCCGGATCCCCCGGGAATTCATTCCTTCCTGCGACAAGGGATTCCGCGCGACGCTGAAAAAGGGACCGCTTCTCGGCTTTCCCGTGACCGGGGTACGCGTCGTCCTGACCGACGGACAATACCATGCCGTCGACTCTTCCGACATCGCCTTCCAGGCCGCGGCCCAGGGCGCCTTCCGGAACACGTTCCCGAAGGCCGCGCCCTTTATCCTTGAGCCCATCATGAAACTTTCCGTCGAGGGACCGTCGGAGTTTGTCGGCAACATCTTCGCGACAATCAGCCAGAGGCGGGGCGTCATCGTCAGTTCGGTCGAGGATGGAACCTTCGCCCGTGTGGACGCCGAGGTGCCGCTCAGCGAAATGTTCGGCTACGCGACCGCTCTGAGGTCTTTGACCCAGGGCAAGGCCGAGTTCACAATGGAATTCCTCAAGTACGGCCGCGTTCCGGAACAGGTCGCCGCGCGGCTGGCCGAGGAGATCGCGGAGAAGCGCCGCGCCGGCGTGCGGACTTAA
- a CDS encoding tetratricopeptide repeat protein: protein MKHLRIETAAVVFLGMLVFPIYAAAQIPDLELPEDPYERGVVLLGRGKYAEARALFDEVLEADPCRKDAMYHRGAALLGLDHIDEAWEGFSRILELDPESALGHVGRAKVWIKRKNYTEAMKSVDDALKWDPKSADALYEKGNVFGWQKKTDDAITFYRKTHEVAPNHAYAHYQIGLAYNQKKRKDLAIVHLDKFLVLASHAPEAEQVRSLLNFLRK from the coding sequence ATGAAACATCTCCGGATAGAAACCGCAGCGGTCGTTTTTCTCGGGATGCTGGTCTTTCCCATTTATGCCGCCGCACAAATCCCGGACCTTGAACTCCCCGAGGATCCCTACGAGCGCGGAGTCGTCCTTCTCGGCCGCGGAAAATACGCCGAAGCCCGGGCGCTTTTTGACGAAGTCCTCGAAGCCGATCCCTGCCGGAAAGACGCGATGTATCATCGCGGCGCCGCTCTTCTCGGACTCGACCATATCGACGAGGCCTGGGAGGGTTTCAGCCGCATCCTGGAACTCGATCCCGAATCCGCTCTGGGTCATGTCGGAAGGGCCAAGGTCTGGATCAAGAGAAAGAATTACACGGAAGCCATGAAATCCGTGGATGATGCGCTCAAATGGGACCCGAAATCGGCCGATGCCCTCTACGAGAAGGGCAACGTTTTCGGTTGGCAGAAAAAAACGGATGACGCCATCACGTTTTACCGGAAAACCCATGAGGTTGCGCCCAACCACGCCTACGCGCATTACCAGATCGGCCTTGCCTATAACCAAAAAAAGCGAAAGGATCTGGCCATTGTCCATCTGGATAAATTTTTGGTTCTGGCGTCTCATGCGCCGGAAGCGGAACAGGTCCGCAGCCTTCTGAATTTCCTCCGGAAATAA
- a CDS encoding translocation/assembly module TamB domain-containing protein, producing MSRDRTKRKRRWKKRLIILVVALAVMLAAALAFLHTRTAGQLLLRIADRALRQSAGLSIEAREVRFRPFSLAVKLEDPVIRSLDPDESWLQSFAAKKIEFDFHRSIVLGKKIHLQKVLIIRPHFEAVASRSPGSAQDIPHETAPPVEPESGVSPIPEIRIDALDLVEGTLEIDGGPASFLLSLRDIEAAVRFQAPAAIHDGRLKIGGGKAVIEGSEFEIREVETRFRFDGSTVFLDELRLQTADSILAASGSSSVFEPQPLFDFRVRTSLSLEEFLPLLNSSVMISGRLDLSGHIRSRDGTLNYSGHIESRNALLADLGPASLDTDFEGSASVFKLTDLSFRSEVGQLEGQADLVLSGPGDFRIDARWSGFLPDKWAAFFQQDIAIGPVSSDGRIAARWPAGAIEDAEAEASILIQAVGPVPTAEPGRPIVPEGRMELRASKGRISGNGRLSAAGARLDFKGHADRAEHIDAEFALIIPNVWGTADILAGSQVLADFYPSGLGPVPEIGGSAAVRGHIRGSLKDPKFAVTVHADDLLSDDLSLSGVRIEAAGDRGSVDLKRLSAAVNEGSITGSGRIVFRKDSFEPGAGTSGRLELSNIPLGPFASLLPSGPAEDAAGVLNGGAEIFMDEKGIQAEFRMEAAPLTFHGAVFDKVAARGRFGNGELTVESLTIESQDSALEGHFGWDIAGGGFHASLIGNRIPLAMAGAFLPGMPPIEGMAGFVIEGEGTVEEPRFTVSVSLDNVAAEGFHIPRLEFDAFGDGAAAAAILSVPSLNLKAEAGIAFEDVFNIHGRLDMPGISLAALLPQSFGDAPEPGAEDSVLSAELVFDFPILKPEDFQAKGTLALRDTGFLASRIMDRPTEAADSGSLDARFSIRGDPADIENLEVELNLSNFHLSSGDLRIRNTAPVEILMREGTIRLKDLLLAADNSELGLSGFYRIAPEPEIEARLRMKIDLAPFDALVPEARIGGAVTADLAVSGNPAQPDIQGRVEIQDLFARVRDFPLNLTGIRGDVNFDGEAAVLSRVRGAANGGSFTLEGRIDHGGFRRISAESLRMVLRNFDLVFPEGFRSVSNADLELRGLWGNMTLSGEAGMLRGFYREDIHPGVELLAMIRYATPPSPEDFPPFLRDLNLDINLSSVEPIRVRNNLTDIELEPRLHISGTPPFPLLSGQVQNARVGQAFLGDRRYTVESIRVEYLGTEITDFLIDIVAYTRVRWNTQDVDIRLHLSGPIDKPSYTLTSTNAPHLSGDDLAFLLLTGKTLSNISGSALDTLGGQMIQYFATPLTSPVTEGLKSLLKAEDVVIEPLNIASEEDPGARLTFRKRVSDRASVTYSADITRSQRQTWILDYDLSRSFQISAFHKDDGTYGSSFQHSFTIGGRRAAVRMSDAAVFEAGTFAGIVFQGNPAFPDAVLEALTSKMKPGHDFSYGDLYTSIEDLLHFYKERGYVNAVISPNILREEDGRIDIVLDIDAGRPASIVFIGDNIPRRLKASVQEAWRGEFPESANLVEARTLLLDGLRLTRHYAAEVTTEKRESDDLIEYVFTVRKGGRYRIRKLDIRGSEPLSPRDVRRTVREYIMARTKGPWNLVIDTSAALTALDRRYQDLGHRSAVISSPQIDVDHSSRKLEIRLNIAAGPRSFIGNVVYDGLESFESGHLDSRLSLRPGSAFSPTRVQEDRNVLLTFYRSRGYVDAFVSARVVPRPGEDNVDLLYEIREGSRHTVGDAEVEGNSRTKTSFILREARLAEGEAVSLETFARSKKRLYDTGVFRGVDISNRPAENGGDGDTVVVSVEESPPFAVTYGLRYNSEEKLGGFGELGFSNLFGGGRRGFLSYRENLRQTDLRFSFRVPYLFGIRFNTLTSLYAQKDVRDFFATETRGVSVQQEIRLPMDFSLTYLYRFNRIHTYELESWGPFPFDFTINLSELAWNLVRDRRDDRLNPKSGSFFSASLTYAPEALGSDLPYVSFFGQYTAVRELGGGFVWSSGLRLGLADAYDQVLIPSKRFYAGGGNSIRGFKLDSLGPIDPYLERAEGGEAVLIVNSELRFPIFSLLGGAVFYDFGNVTATARDLSLSDLRHGAGFGLRADSPVGLLRLDLGFNLNPRPGEPRRVLFFSIGQAF from the coding sequence ATGTCGAGAGATCGAACGAAGCGGAAACGCCGGTGGAAAAAGAGACTCATCATCCTGGTCGTTGCCCTCGCCGTCATGCTTGCCGCCGCACTTGCTTTTCTCCACACCCGGACGGCGGGACAGCTTCTTCTCCGAATCGCAGACCGTGCCCTGAGACAATCAGCCGGATTGTCTATTGAAGCCCGTGAGGTGCGATTCCGGCCGTTTTCTCTTGCCGTAAAACTCGAGGATCCCGTCATCCGGAGCCTCGATCCTGATGAATCCTGGCTCCAATCCTTTGCCGCGAAGAAAATCGAGTTCGACTTTCACCGGTCCATCGTTCTCGGGAAGAAGATCCATCTGCAAAAGGTTCTCATCATCCGGCCGCATTTCGAAGCCGTCGCATCCCGCTCCCCCGGCTCGGCTCAGGATATCCCGCATGAAACCGCGCCTCCCGTTGAACCGGAATCCGGGGTCTCCCCGATTCCGGAGATCCGCATCGACGCCCTCGACCTCGTTGAAGGAACTCTGGAAATCGACGGCGGCCCGGCCTCTTTCCTTCTCTCCCTGCGCGACATCGAAGCCGCGGTCCGTTTTCAGGCGCCCGCCGCGATTCACGACGGCCGGTTGAAAATCGGCGGCGGAAAGGCCGTCATCGAAGGTTCGGAGTTCGAGATCCGTGAAGTCGAAACGCGTTTCCGCTTCGACGGGAGCACTGTTTTCCTTGACGAACTCCGCCTGCAGACGGCGGATTCCATCCTGGCCGCAAGCGGCTCGTCCTCTGTTTTCGAGCCTCAACCATTGTTTGATTTTCGAGTCCGAACATCCCTGAGTTTGGAGGAATTCCTGCCTCTTCTGAACTCCTCCGTCATGATCTCGGGCCGGCTCGACCTTTCGGGGCATATCCGAAGCCGGGACGGCACCTTGAACTACTCCGGACATATCGAAAGCCGCAACGCCTTGCTGGCCGATCTGGGCCCCGCATCCCTCGATACGGATTTCGAGGGGAGTGCATCCGTCTTCAAGCTGACCGACCTGTCTTTTCGCTCGGAAGTCGGTCAACTCGAAGGCCAAGCCGACCTCGTTCTTTCCGGGCCCGGAGACTTTCGGATCGACGCCCGGTGGAGCGGCTTTCTTCCGGATAAGTGGGCCGCGTTTTTTCAACAGGACATTGCGATCGGCCCCGTTTCTTCCGACGGACGAATCGCGGCCCGCTGGCCGGCGGGCGCCATCGAAGACGCCGAAGCCGAAGCCTCGATCCTGATTCAGGCCGTCGGGCCCGTTCCGACAGCGGAACCGGGGCGGCCCATTGTTCCCGAGGGGCGCATGGAACTCCGAGCTTCGAAGGGCCGCATCTCCGGAAACGGCCGATTGTCCGCGGCCGGGGCCCGGCTGGACTTCAAGGGCCATGCCGACCGAGCGGAGCATATCGACGCGGAATTTGCCCTGATCATCCCAAATGTATGGGGAACGGCGGATATCCTGGCCGGGAGCCAGGTCCTCGCCGATTTCTATCCCTCGGGACTGGGGCCTGTTCCTGAAATAGGAGGCTCTGCCGCGGTCCGCGGGCATATCCGGGGCTCTCTCAAGGATCCGAAGTTCGCCGTCACCGTCCATGCGGATGATCTTCTCTCCGATGATCTCAGCCTGTCCGGAGTCCGGATCGAAGCCGCCGGAGATCGCGGCTCCGTCGACCTCAAGCGCCTGTCCGCCGCGGTCAACGAAGGGAGCATCACCGGATCGGGGCGGATCGTTTTCCGTAAAGACTCCTTCGAACCGGGAGCAGGAACATCCGGCCGCCTGGAACTTTCCAATATCCCGCTCGGTCCCTTCGCCTCTCTTCTCCCCTCAGGTCCGGCCGAGGATGCCGCAGGCGTTCTCAATGGCGGGGCGGAAATTTTTATGGATGAGAAGGGGATCCAAGCCGAGTTTCGCATGGAAGCGGCACCGCTTACGTTTCATGGAGCCGTGTTCGACAAGGTCGCCGCCCGTGGCCGATTCGGCAACGGGGAACTCACGGTGGAATCCCTGACGATCGAGAGTCAGGACAGCGCCCTTGAGGGGCATTTCGGATGGGACATCGCCGGCGGCGGATTTCATGCCTCGCTGATCGGCAACCGCATCCCCCTGGCCATGGCCGGAGCATTTCTGCCCGGAATGCCTCCGATCGAAGGCATGGCCGGGTTCGTCATCGAGGGGGAAGGAACGGTTGAGGAGCCCCGCTTTACGGTCTCCGTTTCGCTGGACAACGTCGCCGCAGAGGGGTTCCATATCCCGCGCCTGGAATTCGACGCTTTCGGCGACGGCGCCGCGGCTGCGGCCATTCTGTCCGTTCCTTCTCTCAATCTGAAAGCCGAAGCCGGGATCGCCTTTGAGGATGTTTTCAACATCCACGGACGCCTCGATATGCCCGGGATATCTCTGGCCGCACTTCTTCCGCAATCGTTCGGGGATGCTCCCGAACCCGGCGCGGAAGATTCCGTCCTCTCCGCGGAACTTGTTTTCGACTTTCCCATCCTGAAACCGGAAGACTTCCAGGCCAAGGGCACATTGGCCCTCCGGGACACCGGTTTTCTGGCCTCACGAATCATGGACCGGCCCACCGAGGCCGCGGATTCGGGATCGCTGGACGCCCGCTTTTCCATTCGGGGGGATCCCGCGGACATCGAAAATCTTGAGGTTGAACTCAATCTTTCCAACTTCCACCTGTCCTCCGGAGATCTCCGCATCAGAAACACGGCGCCCGTCGAAATCCTTATGAGAGAAGGCACCATCCGCCTGAAGGATCTGCTTCTCGCCGCGGACAACAGCGAATTGGGGCTCTCGGGATTCTACCGGATCGCGCCGGAACCCGAAATCGAGGCCCGCCTCCGGATGAAGATCGATCTTGCGCCGTTCGACGCCCTGGTCCCCGAAGCCCGCATCGGCGGTGCCGTCACGGCCGACCTCGCCGTTTCGGGAAACCCGGCCCAACCCGATATTCAGGGCCGAGTCGAAATCCAGGATCTTTTCGCCCGGGTCCGCGATTTTCCTCTCAACTTGACCGGCATTCGCGGAGATGTGAATTTCGACGGCGAGGCGGCCGTTCTGTCCCGCGTCCGCGGTGCGGCCAACGGCGGTTCATTCACCCTCGAAGGCCGCATCGACCACGGCGGATTTCGGCGTATCTCGGCGGAAAGCCTCCGCATGGTTCTTCGGAATTTCGATCTGGTCTTCCCGGAGGGATTCCGTTCGGTGTCGAACGCGGACCTGGAGCTTCGGGGATTATGGGGGAACATGACGCTTTCCGGAGAAGCCGGAATGCTGCGGGGCTTTTATCGCGAGGACATTCATCCCGGCGTCGAACTCCTCGCCATGATCCGATACGCCACGCCTCCCAGTCCCGAGGATTTCCCGCCGTTCCTGCGGGACCTGAACCTGGACATCAATCTGTCGTCCGTCGAACCGATCCGCGTCAGGAACAACTTAACCGACATCGAGCTCGAACCCCGCCTCCATATCTCCGGAACTCCGCCCTTCCCGCTTCTTTCCGGGCAGGTGCAGAACGCCCGGGTCGGCCAGGCTTTTCTCGGAGACAGACGCTACACCGTTGAATCGATCCGCGTCGAATATCTGGGTACGGAGATCACGGACTTTCTGATCGACATCGTGGCCTATACCCGGGTCCGATGGAACACCCAGGATGTGGACATCCGGCTTCACTTGAGCGGACCCATCGACAAACCCTCCTATACTCTGACCTCGACAAACGCGCCCCATCTGTCCGGCGACGATCTGGCCTTTCTCCTGCTCACCGGGAAAACCCTGTCCAATATTTCCGGAAGCGCTCTCGACACTCTGGGCGGCCAGATGATCCAGTATTTCGCAACCCCCCTGACGTCTCCGGTCACTGAGGGTCTGAAAAGCCTCCTCAAGGCAGAGGATGTCGTCATCGAACCGCTCAACATCGCCTCCGAGGAAGACCCGGGAGCACGGCTGACATTTCGGAAGCGGGTGTCCGACCGGGCCTCCGTGACCTATTCGGCCGACATCACGCGAAGCCAGCGGCAGACCTGGATTCTGGATTACGACCTCAGCCGATCCTTTCAGATCAGCGCGTTTCACAAGGACGACGGAACCTACGGATCCAGTTTCCAGCATTCCTTTACAATCGGAGGGCGTCGCGCCGCCGTCCGGATGAGCGACGCCGCGGTTTTCGAAGCCGGGACCTTCGCGGGTATCGTTTTTCAGGGCAATCCGGCATTTCCCGATGCCGTTCTTGAGGCTTTGACGTCGAAGATGAAGCCCGGGCACGATTTTTCTTACGGCGACCTTTACACCTCGATCGAGGATCTTCTCCATTTTTACAAGGAGCGGGGGTACGTCAATGCCGTGATATCCCCAAACATCCTCCGGGAAGAAGACGGACGGATCGACATCGTCCTGGACATCGATGCCGGACGGCCGGCCTCTATCGTTTTTATCGGAGACAACATCCCCAGACGTTTGAAAGCAAGCGTTCAGGAAGCCTGGAGAGGCGAGTTTCCAGAAAGTGCCAATCTTGTCGAAGCCCGGACTCTTCTGCTAGACGGGTTGAGGCTGACACGGCATTACGCCGCCGAAGTCACAACCGAAAAGCGGGAATCCGACGACCTCATCGAGTATGTCTTCACGGTCCGGAAGGGCGGCCGGTACCGGATCCGGAAGCTGGATATCCGGGGAAGCGAACCGCTCAGCCCCCGCGACGTCCGGAGGACCGTCCGTGAATATATCATGGCCAGGACGAAAGGGCCGTGGAATTTGGTTATCGACACCTCGGCCGCCCTGACCGCTCTCGACCGCCGGTACCAGGATCTGGGGCATCGCAGCGCCGTCATTTCCTCCCCGCAAATCGATGTCGACCATTCTTCGCGGAAACTGGAGATCCGTCTGAACATTGCGGCGGGGCCGCGCTCCTTCATCGGGAATGTCGTCTATGACGGCCTGGAATCCTTTGAAAGCGGTCATCTCGACTCCCGTCTGTCCCTGCGGCCGGGAAGCGCCTTCAGCCCGACGCGTGTTCAGGAGGATCGGAATGTCCTTCTGACATTTTATCGAAGCCGGGGATACGTCGACGCCTTCGTCTCGGCCCGGGTGGTTCCGCGTCCGGGAGAAGACAATGTCGATCTTCTGTATGAGATCCGGGAAGGATCCCGCCACACCGTGGGGGACGCCGAGGTCGAAGGCAACTCCCGGACAAAGACCTCTTTCATTTTGAGAGAGGCGCGGCTGGCGGAGGGCGAGGCGGTCAGTCTCGAAACCTTCGCCCGGAGCAAAAAGCGGCTTTACGATACCGGTGTTTTCCGCGGCGTGGACATTTCCAACCGCCCGGCGGAGAACGGCGGGGACGGAGACACGGTTGTCGTCTCCGTTGAAGAATCCCCGCCTTTCGCCGTCACCTACGGCCTGCGCTACAACTCCGAGGAAAAACTCGGGGGATTCGGGGAACTGGGGTTCTCCAACCTTTTCGGCGGCGGGCGACGGGGATTTCTCTCCTACCGGGAAAATCTCAGGCAGACCGATCTCCGGTTTTCTTTCCGAGTGCCCTATCTCTTCGGCATTCGCTTCAACACACTCACCTCTCTCTATGCCCAAAAGGACGTCCGGGACTTTTTCGCAACGGAGACCCGGGGCGTCAGCGTGCAGCAGGAAATCCGCCTGCCCATGGATTTTTCCCTCACCTATCTTTACCGTTTCAACCGCATTCACACCTACGAACTCGAAAGCTGGGGGCCGTTTCCTTTCGACTTCACCATCAACCTTTCCGAACTCGCCTGGAACCTCGTGCGGGACAGGCGGGACGACCGATTGAATCCAAAATCCGGATCGTTCTTTTCCGCAAGCTTGACCTACGCGCCCGAGGCCTTGGGCTCGGATCTTCCCTATGTCAGCTTCTTCGGCCAATACACGGCGGTTCGAGAACTCGGCGGAGGATTCGTCTGGTCCTCCGGTCTGCGGCTGGGTCTGGCCGATGCCTATGACCAGGTTCTCATCCCCAGCAAGAGGTTCTACGCCGGAGGCGGCAATTCCATCCGCGGTTTCAAGCTCGACTCGCTGGGACCGATCGATCCCTATCTTGAAAGAGCGGAAGGCGGAGAGGCCGTTCTGATCGTCAACTCCGAACTGCGTTTCCCGATTTTCAGTCTGCTGGGCGGCGCCGTCTTCTATGACTTCGGCAATGTCACCGCGACGGCCCGCGATCTGAGCCTGTCCGATCTCCGCCACGGCGCCGGATTCGGCCTGCGGGCGGACAGCCCAGTCGGCCTCCTGCGTCTCGATCTCGGATTCAACCTCAACCCCCGTCCGGGCGAACCCCGCCGCGTGCTCTTCTTCAGCATCGGCCAGGCTTTTTAA
- a CDS encoding thioredoxin family protein, with protein sequence MKKLLLFHARECPHCRRMMPLVDRLEKETGVDVERLEIWHDEKNADLMRSFRNDIAPKCGGQLKTPTFFNTETRDVLCGEVPYETLKAWAAC encoded by the coding sequence ATGAAAAAATTATTGCTCTTTCACGCCCGGGAATGCCCGCACTGCCGGCGCATGATGCCGCTCGTGGACAGGCTTGAAAAGGAAACCGGCGTCGACGTCGAGAGGCTCGAAATCTGGCATGACGAAAAAAACGCAGATCTCATGCGGTCCTTTCGCAATGATATCGCGCCGAAATGCGGCGGCCAGTTGAAAACGCCGACGTTCTTCAACACGGAAACGCGCGACGTCCTCTGCGGCGAAGTGCCTTACGAAACGCTCAAGGCCTGGGCCGCGTGCTGA
- a CDS encoding ferredoxin-thioredoxin reductase catalytic domain-containing protein, whose amino-acid sequence MRKNWRCFVCNDIHLGVQPPEICPTCGIRKAYVEITSEEARQIASPVQTELTREGFRKAIETFVDGNPFQVSPDKDKVRMLIDGIFANEKNHGLKYCPCRLRTKDFAEDVRIVCPCHFTAHETYKDKPDGECWCGLFVRRNA is encoded by the coding sequence ATGAGAAAAAACTGGCGGTGTTTCGTCTGCAACGACATTCATCTCGGCGTTCAACCGCCTGAAATCTGTCCGACCTGCGGCATCCGAAAGGCTTATGTCGAAATCACATCCGAGGAAGCCCGGCAAATCGCATCCCCCGTCCAAACGGAGTTGACCCGGGAGGGTTTCCGCAAAGCCATCGAGACGTTCGTTGATGGCAACCCGTTTCAAGTCAGCCCGGACAAGGACAAGGTCCGCATGCTCATCGACGGGATTTTCGCCAACGAAAAGAACCACGGACTCAAGTACTGTCCCTGTCGCCTCAGGACAAAAGACTTCGCCGAGGATGTCCGGATCGTCTGTCCCTGCCATTTCACCGCCCATGAAACCTACAAGGACAAACCCGACGGCGAATGCTGGTGCGGGCTGTTCGTCAGGAGAAACGCATGA
- a CDS encoding DUF481 domain-containing protein, producing the protein MMKKTRAGLTVFFFAVLLPVAGRAAEDVETPEKRGWMDQAEFSLVVTSGNAVSRTFGLANILTGTWDRDSIELKVKAVRAQTAVLTRTATGTADDFRISENREIRLAAENYAAAGSYTRALSGGFLFKAGAGWEKNRFAGIVSRTVLAAGLGYAVIATETARLKTDVSLTYTFRSYLESGPERFGGFRIAGTFDKAVSPSASYSGAILFDENLKDFSDWRADMSHALSVSVSRNLALKVGLDLIYIHNPAGGEIPLFGPDEAFSGIFVVSPLKNLDTVFTTSLVVNF; encoded by the coding sequence ATGATGAAGAAAACTCGGGCGGGGCTGACCGTCTTTTTCTTCGCCGTCTTGCTTCCGGTCGCCGGAAGAGCCGCGGAGGATGTGGAAACCCCGGAAAAAAGAGGCTGGATGGACCAGGCCGAGTTCAGCCTGGTCGTCACTTCGGGAAATGCCGTCAGCCGGACCTTCGGGCTGGCCAACATCTTGACCGGAACATGGGATCGCGACAGCATTGAGCTGAAGGTCAAGGCCGTCAGAGCCCAGACGGCGGTGCTGACCCGAACGGCAACGGGAACGGCCGACGATTTCCGGATTTCCGAAAACCGGGAAATCCGCCTGGCCGCCGAGAATTATGCAGCGGCCGGAAGCTACACCCGAGCCTTGTCCGGAGGATTTCTCTTCAAGGCCGGGGCCGGTTGGGAAAAAAACCGCTTCGCGGGCATCGTCTCGCGGACGGTTCTCGCCGCCGGATTGGGATACGCCGTCATCGCAACGGAGACGGCCCGGCTGAAAACCGACGTCTCCCTGACCTATACCTTTCGATCCTATCTGGAAAGCGGACCCGAACGTTTCGGTGGATTCCGCATCGCCGGGACTTTCGACAAGGCCGTCAGTCCGTCGGCCTCCTATTCCGGCGCGATCCTCTTCGATGAAAACTTGAAGGATTTCTCCGACTGGCGGGCCGACATGTCCCATGCTCTGTCGGTTTCGGTCAGTCGGAATCTGGCCTTAAAGGTCGGTCTGGATTTAATCTATATTCACAATCCCGCCGGAGGGGAGATTCCCCTGTTCGGACCGGATGAGGCATTTTCCGGCATTTTTGTCGTCTCTCCCCTGAAAAACCTTGATACCGTTTTCACGACCTCCCTCGTTGTGAATTTCTAG